The Halotia branconii CENA392 region CAAACTTTACGTTTTTTTTATTTTCTATTTACAGATTATTTACCGATGTCAATCATTAATCATTCCATTCACCTCTTGGTGGAATAGGTATACGATGAGGGGTGCGTGTCAGTTCATCATCTCTAGGAACATCTCCCCGCAACCATTGGCGGATTGCTACCTCAATGACCTTACTGGGGTCATTGGTTAGATGCTGAATTTGTTCGAGTAACTCAGAATCTAGGCGGACAGCAATTTCTACCTTATCGGCTCGTCTTTGATCCGCGTCGGTAGCTTTCTCTTTCATATTCATAGGTTTATATACTCAGAGGTTGCTTTGTCAAAAGCTTTGTAAAGTAGTTCTATTCATTTTCGGGTTGTTTACTGACAAATTTTAAAGGTTATAGTTACATAGTTCCCCGAAATTTTACCAAAGTAACAAACGTCATCAGGTTTCCAGTAATAATCTTCATAGAACTCACTACAGTAGCTCTTAAAGATTTTGTCAGTAAATCAGCATTTGCGGGCAATTACGGGGTGTAATTGCCCATGATGTTTAAACTATGTACTTATATATATTTATTGTACGCTCCGGATTGATCAATACAATCAGGGAAAAATAGACTTTACATATAGACTTTATATAAATTCTTCAAATTCTCCATATTTACCGATTAAAAGGCAACAGGCAACAGGGGAATCTCTATACTTGAAAGCAGAGGAGCAGGGGGCATACTTCGACTTACTTCGACTACGCTCAGTACAAGCTCAGTAACCAGAGGGAAAGAATTAAAGATCAATCATCTGTTTCAAATATTTCGTGAAATGGTATGAGACGCAGCCTTACCGTAGGGTAGAGGCTGGTTAGTTCTCTATCTTTAAATTTTCTAATAGCAGCATCTTGGCTAAGAAAGCATTAAAATACATGAAGTAAATTGTTCTTTTAATTTTGGTTGCTGCTTCAGCAAAGATAGTATATGACTGATGTTCCCGCAGTTCGCATTCGCAATTTTTGTATTATTGCTCATATCGATCATGGGAAATCTACCCTGGCCGATCGCTTACTGCAAGCTACTGGCACTGTTGACGAGCGACAGATGAAGCAACAGTTTCTCGACAACATGGATCTAGAACGGGAGCGCGGCATTACGATTAAGCTGCAAGCTGCCCGAATGAATTATCAGGCTAAAGATGGTCAGCAGTATGTGCTGAATTTAATTGATACGCCTGGACATGTGGATTTTTCTTATGAAGTGTCCCGGAGTCTGGTAGCTTGTGAAGGGGCATTATTGGTAGTAGACGCGTCTCAAGGTGTCGAGGCGCAGACTTTGGCGAATGTATACTTAGCTCTTGAGCATGATCTAGAAATTATCCCGGTTTTAAATAAAATTGATTTGCCTGGGGCAGAACCAGATCGGGTAATTGGCGAAATTGAAGAAATTATTGGTTTAGATTGCAGTGGTGCAATTTTGGCTTCTGCTAAAGAAGGCATTGGCATTGACGAGATTTTAGAAGCAGTTGTAGAGCGTGTACCACCACCAAAAAATACGATCAATGAACGTTTACGGGCATTGATTTTTGATAGCTATTACGACAGCTACCGAGGAGTGATTGTCTATTTTCGGGTAATGGATGGCTCGTTGAAAAAAGGCGATCGCATTTATCTAATAGCATCTGAAAAAGAATACGAAATTGACGAGTTGGGCGTTCTCTCTCCTACCCAAAAACAAGTTGAAGAACTACACGCAGGGGAAGTAGGCTATTTAGGTGCAGCAATTAAAGCTGTAGCTGATGCGCGGGTGGGAGATACTATAACTTTAACTAAAGCCAAAGCAGAATCACCCTTACCCGGTTACTCAGAAGCTAAACCAATGGTCTTTTGTGGGATGTTTCCCATCGATGCTGACCAATTTGAAGATTTGCGCGAAGCCTTAGAAAAACTTAGACTCAACGACGCAGCACTGCAATATGAACCAGAAACTTCCAGCGCGATGGGTTTTGGCTTTCGTTGTGGATTCTTGGGCTTACTGCACATGGAAATTGTCCAAGAACGCCTAGAGCGAGAGTACAACTTAGATTTAATTATTACAGCTCCTTCAGTGGTTTATAAAGTATTTACTGTTAAAGGCGAAGAACTGTACGTTGATAATCCCAGCCACTTACCAGCACCTAACGATCGCGAAAAAATTGAAGAACCCTACGTCAAAGTAGAGATGATTACCCCCGAAACTTACGTTGGTAGTTTAATGGAGTTGTCGCAAAATCGGCGTGGTGTATTCAAAGACATGAAATATCTCACTCAAGGACGCACTACACTGACTTACGAATTGCCTTTAGCAGAAGTAGTCACCGACTTTTTTGATCAAATGAAGTCGCGATCGCGGGGTTATGCCAGTATGGAATATCACCTCATCGGCTACCGTGAAAATCCTTTGGTGAAGCTAGATATCATGATTAACGGCGATCCTGTGGATTCCTTAGCGATGATTGTTCACCGAGATAAAGCGTATAACGTCGGCCGAGCAATGGCCGAAAAACTTAAAGAACTGATTCCCCGCCATCAATTTAAAGTGCCAATTCAAGCATCAATTGGTAGTAAAGTGATCGCCAGCGAACATATTCCCGCTTTGCGGAAAGATGTATTAGCTAAATGCTACGGCGGTGACATTAGCCGCAAGAAAAAACTTTTACAGAAACAGGCAAAAGGTAAAAAGCGAATGAAGTCTGTGGGAACGGTGGATGTACCTCAAGAAGCTTTTATGGCCGTTCTGCGTTTAGATCAAATATAAAAAATAGGGCATAGGGCATAGGGCATAGGGCATGGGGCATGGGGCGGGGCGCAGAGGAAAACGAAAAAAATACCTTAAATTTGTATGATAATCCTTCTCCCTTGCTCCCTGCTCCCTGCTCCTTTTCCTCTTCTCTTCCCCTCCTTCTTTCCTAACCCCTAGCCCCTAGCCTCTCATTCAGATTTTTCGGGAAGAATTGGTTTTGCCACAATATCATCTAAGCCGATGCTAGTCAGCAAATCTCTCCATGCGGTCTTAAGTGCCTTATCTTGAGGATCTTTTTGACGCAGTTGTGCCAGTGTTGTCAGTGCATCATGCCAAATTCCATTTTGGGCATAGATCGCAGACTGCTGTAGAGGTGTTGCTGTTTGTAATTGTTGGGTAACTTTGGGATTGATATTAACTCGTTGAATCACTCCTTCTACATAAATCGGGGGCGATTGCTTCTGTTGATCGCAATAGACAGTCAAAAACCAGCGGTATTGTTTATTGACATCCATTTTGGGGGCGTTTGTAGGCAGAGAAATACTAATAACTCCTGGTTGACTGGGTAGAGCGATCGCTTGTTGATAAATTGGGTTAGACTGCTGATCTTGAAGGACAAATTCAGTCGGATAGGCAGAATCTTTGGTATATGGCATGTAAAACCACAAAGTTGGATTTGTTTTTGTTGTCCATCCCCAAACATTAGTTACTGTAGGAGGTGATTCAGTAGAAGGTACTAAAGCAGTAAGTTGAGGTTTGACCTCTAGACATAAAGGAGTTCGCCTAGCTCCACCACGGGTGCGGCCTCCAGGTGGGGGAGATGGTGGCGGTTGGGGTGGTGAAAAGCGTACAGTTTGGGCAAGAGTTTTCTTACTGTGAGTTGAAGATACTGGTGCAGGTACTGCCAATACTAAGCTTTGGCTAGTTAAGAAAGCTGCGTATCCTAAAGCTAATGATAAAAATAGTTTCATAAAATAAATTACTGGTAAATTTGATATCGACAGCTTCTGCTACCGACGTTTTAAAGCTTTTACCTGTTTAACAGTTGATGTAACGCCAACTGTTAACACTAAGACTAATGCTGACGGTACAAACGGTATCCAAATACCCCCAATTAAAAGATTAAAACAGATTAAATACAGCATACCAACGCTCACACCAGTTACTAAAGCTAGTCTGAGCAGCGAAGACCAGCGCCAAGCTAGTACGCCTCCAACCATAGCCCAACCCCAAATCCAGATCACCTCAATCTCTGGCGACCAAGCCTGCAATAACGGTCGCCCATCTAAAACAGCACTGAGAATTTGACTAATCATGTGTGCTTGTACTAGCACTCCTGGCATTTGCTCATCTAATATGCTTCCATAAGGAGTAGCCCAGTAGTCGGGAAAATCTCCTTTTGCTACCACACCAATTAAAACAATGCGGTTTTTAATTGCTCTGGGGTTGATAGGACTAGATAAAAGTTGCGTTAGCGTTACCTGTTCGGCAATCTGCTTCGAGGCACGATAGTTGAGTAAGATTTGACCATTGGGATCTATGCCTTGATAGCCGCCAGTGCGAGATTTCAAAACCGGAAAAACAGTGTTACTCAACTGCAAATTGCCTTTTGAGTTGAATTTAGGTTGAATACCTGAAGGCAACAAATAGCGGAAGGCCAATTGCATACTTAAGGCATAGTAGGCCGGACATAAAGATGCAGTCTCCTGATTCATAAACATCAGATGGCGACGTACAACTCCATCTTGATCATGAATAAAATCACTGAATCCTAAGCGATCTTTGGGAATTTCTGGTGGTGGCTCAATACCTTTAGTATTTGCTGTCGCATCACTTCCTTTGCACACCCCAATTAAGTTATCAGTTTGCTGGAAACGAGTAATTAAATCTCGCTGTTCTGCGGGGAAATCGCGGTAGATATCTAAACCAATGGCTCTGGGTTGATACTGCTTTAGTTTTACTAATAGTTGATTGAGAGATTTTTCGGATATGGAAGTTCCCTTCAAGGATTCACCATTGCGTCGTTGATTTGCTAGATCTGTATCGTCAATTGTCACTATTAAAAGGCGACGATCAGGTTCTTCGCTGGGACGCGATCGCATCATTTGATCAAAGGCTTGTAGTTCAACACTTTGCAGCGCTCCTATAAATCTCAATCCCCCAACTAAAGTACTAATTGCCAAACTGGAAAACAAAGCCATTTTAAGTCCGCATTTAAAAGATGGAGGTAAATTTACAATACCTTCGCCAAAAAAAGAGTATGAAGAGAGAGGGCGCTTTGTAGTAGAGTTGTTGTCTTCCCAAACGACAACTCAAAAGCTACAATTCGCCCATGTTGGACATCCTATCACTGTTACAATGCCTGCTACCGCAGATCAACGCTACGACGATGCGCCGAATGAACCAGATCATCATGGCCATGTTAGCAATGAGCGGCCGAGCCACCATGTTGGGAATTTCTCGTTGGACAGACATTGGTGGTAGTTATCGGACAATGTTGAGATTTTTTCATACAGTAATACCTTGGGCAACATTGTTTTGGCTGTTTTTTCGTAAACATTTATGGCGAAAGGATGAAGTATATTTGCTTGCCGGAGATGAAGTTGTAGTCAGCAAGTCGGGTAAACAGACTTATGGGTTGGATAGATTCTTCTCTAGCCTAGTAAACAAACCTATATCAGGGCTATCTTTCTTTGTCTTGTCGTTAGTAAGTGTTGAGCAAAGACAGTCATTTCCGATTCAAATAGAACAAGTAATCAAGAGTAATACTAAAACAAATATTCAGTTGTCAAGCGAAAAAATAAAAACCAAAGAAAAACGTGGACGTGGACGACCAAAAGGGAGTAAAAACAAAAATAAAACCGAAGTGATATTCACATCTGAACTATTGCTAATTAAAAAGATGATTAATTCACTATTCAAGTTAGTAGCTAATTTTATTCCCCTAACATACTTGGTAGTAGATGGTCATTTTGGTAACAACAACGCTTTACAGATGGCACGACAAGTGAACTTGCACATAATTTCCAAGTTGCGCCACGATTCAGCATTATATATCCCTTATGAAAATCCTGACTATCATAAACGCTCTCGTCGTAAATACGGTGACAAACTAGACTATAGTAATATACCTGACAAATATTTATCTAAAAGTAGCATTGAGGATGAGATTCAAAGTGATATTTATCAAGCCACTCTCCTTCACAAAGAATTTGCCCAAGCTCTAAATGTAGTGATTTTAGTCAAAACCAATCTTAAGACTAATGTTCGTAGCCATGTAGTTCTATTCTCCAGTGACCTGGAATTATCATTTGAAAAAATAATTGATTATTACAAACTCCGCTTTCAAATCGAGTTTAACTTCCGTGATGCAAAGCAGTTTTGGGGGTTGGAAGATTTTATGAATCTGAGGCAAACTGCGGTAACTAACGCTGCTAATTTCGCATTTTTTATGGTTAATTTATCTCATCATCTTCTCGCTGATTTTCGCCTCATTAATCCCGGCTCCGGCATTATTGACCTTAAGGCTCATTATCGTGGCTTTCGATATATCCATGAAATTTTAAAAATGCTTCCAGAAATCCCTGAGCCTATTTTATTAAACCAGATTTTTGCCAAGCTTACTTCTTTAGGACGCATTCATCCCGTTTCTACGGGCGTTGAACCCTCGTAATTTGGCAGAGGTATTGAAATTTAGGAAGATATTTTTCTTTGGAGTTTGTTTGAGTTCCTGCCAAGTTAGGGGCATCTGCGCCAAATTTTGGCAAATCACTGGTAGCCAAGTTGCACAAGGAAATTTATCTTCAATTCCTTCTAACCGTTCTCGCGCTTGTCGCACCGCTTGATATAAAGATTCACCACCAGCAAAACCTTCTAAAAAATACTTTAAAAACTCCTGGGCTACTTGATCTGGAACAGGTTCACGCATAACAATAATTTGCGGGATGTGCAAATCAGCTAATTCTTGTGCTAGTCCCAACCCATCACAGGAGTTAAAAATTGCTAGTTGTAAGCCGCGTTCAATAGCTGTTTTGAGAGCGTATCTTAACTCACCAATACTGAGGCTATCGGTTTTATTCAAATAAATTCGCCCGCAACCATTATTTCCTTGACTAGAACTGTGTCCAGCAAAAAATAGGATATCCCAGTTTTTCCCCCACAAATTATCAGTCAATTCCTTACGCTGTGGCTCTACTAAAAAGGTGACATCTGCGCCTTGACAACCTTGCAGAATAGCTTTGTCAGCCTGAGTATCAATACCTTGACTATTGCCCACAATTGCCAAAATATTTACTGCTGGATTCGGGGTACGTGGCTTGAGAATGCGTTCATAACTTGGTGATGAAAGAGCAATTTCTGCCTTTGGGTAGCGTTCTAGTAAGTCCCACAGATGCCAAGGTAGCTTTTGTAGTTGGCTATTTTCTGATTGCAGAATGACTCTTACTTCATCTGTAGACACTAATTTTTCTAGCCATTTCTCTCTTAAGGGGCGAAACTCTTCTGAGCGTAGCCAAGTATTGAAGCGTACCCGCAAAATATGGGACATGTTGTAGCAATCTTGGGTGATCGATACATTCTTCACTTGTATTTTGTCAGCATCCAAGCGATAGCGATTGCCCAACTTTTGATAGTTAGATTGCCAACGGGCATAATAAAGTGGCATTTCGGGAGATGGGGGTAGTTTACCTGTGATTTCTATTGCTGGGCGATCGCTTTCTTCACCGATCTGGAGAGTGACAGTAAACCCCACATCAAAATTTCCGTCTCCGAATTTTAAAACCACTAACTTAGCCATGACTAAGATATTTTGTATTTAAATTTTTAGGACTGTTATGGTGCTTATCAGCTGTGTGCAACTTTAGTCAGGAAAAGGGGCTAGGAACTAGGGTCTAGAGTAGTGTGTTTCATCCATAAAAAAACTGCCATCAATATTTATTTGATTATTTATTACTGATTAAGTTGGGAAAGTATGCATCTGGAAATGTGATTAATCTACATACTTTAAATTATAAAGTTTTCTATAATACTCATATCATCAAATGATACCTGAACGCTAAAACGCTCTTGAATTTCACCTCTAAATTGTAACTGAATGTAGTTGTCTGCACTTCTAGCTTCGGCTTCCAAAAATACTGCTCCCGACTCATCCAAAACAATCAGTTTTACTTTTGTTGGTAAGTAAAGTTGATTACCTGTGGAGTGTAACTGTAAACAAATATTAGTTTGTTGATTAGCTTCAGGGTTGATTTCTACAATCAACATTACAGGTTGGTCAATGATTGTAATACCCAAATCAATTAGTTTTGCTCTTCTGGTAATTGCTTCTGACTGATTGAGAAATGTTGCTTCAGGAGTTACTGCACTACGAAAGGCGTAAGCTGGTTGAGATTCCACTAAGTCCCACAAAGATTCAACAGTTTGCCAGCCAGCATCACATTGATTAGCAAACCACTGACTCAAATTCACCAGAGTCTTGAGTGGTGAAGTTCTTAGTTGTTCCAAGCGATCAATTAATGCTTCTAGCGGTTGTAGTTGGCTCAATGGCAATGTTTCTGTAGTGACATTACGGCTAAATCCTAGTAGTTTTGCTTCTTGCAGAGATTCGTCAATTTGCACCACAACATAACCCACTCGTTCTTCCCAAGTTTCTGGGGGAACTAGACATACTTGATCGTGCAAACTTACAGGGCGACACTCCAGACGACCAATCGAAGGAATCTCTAAATCAGCCACATTGGTACTTAATTGCATAATAGGATTCCAACTATCACTGGCTCCAATAGCAGTAGGAATTTCCATCATTTGCAAATAATCATTTACCACCGATACAGCTAGAGTATTCAGGCGAACTTGTTGCGCTTTTTCGGGAGTTGGCTGTTGATTGGCAAACTGTTGAGCAATTTTGCGTGCTGCTTGAGAAATCGGTAGAGGTAAAGCGAAATTATCTAGATCATAGGTGGTGTTATTCATATATCAATACCTCTTAATTAATGCTGCTATATACATATCGGCGGCATTCAATAAATTTATGCCACAAAATTATAAAAATATGCATTGATAAGGCATTGGGGAAGAAGGTTGTAAACTTGTTGATTTTTTTTAATGTTTATTTGTTTTTTCTAATTATCCAAGACTCATACCATTTCACGAAATTATTGATACAAATTACTTTTCTTACTCCCCCTGCCTCCGGTCACTGAGTTTCGACTGCGCTCAACTACCGCGTAGCCGAAGTGCTGCTTCCCCTGCTTCACGGCAGTTGCTCCTGGGGGGAACCCCCAAGACCGCACTGCCTCCCCTGCTTGCCCAAATGTATCAACTTTAAAGTGAAACGGTATCACGAGCGAATATCAAAGACTTACTGAACCCAAAAAGTTTTCATGCCCTATGCCCAATGCCCCATGCCCAACTACAACCAATTTCCAATCAACACATAAGCAGACCAAAAGCTGGGAGCGCGGTAATTGGGATGTTTTAGCAGTTGCAGTTGGGCGCGGCGCAGAGCTTCAGCTTTAGTAATATTGCCATCCTTGAGTTCTCTGTAAAAAGCACCTACAAATAAGGCTGTCGATTCATCATCAATTTGCCACAGGGATGCCAAGGTGCTGCGCGCCCCTGCTCTGACTGCTGCTCCTGCCAAACCAAGGGCTGCACGATCATCTCCTGCTGCTGTTTGGCAAGCGCTTAAAACTAACAGTTCTACTGCTCCTGGTTGGGTGTCATCCCGACTGCGAAGAAGAGTATCGAATTGGGTGACATTTATGGGACCGTCGGCAGCCAAAATAAAGGTGTTTTCAGCACGAGAACTAAACTGACCATGAGTTGCTAAATGGATAACATTAAATGGGGAAGTATTTACTTCGTTCTCTAATGCTTTGCGGGTGAAATCTTGATTCAACAAATTGGTTGTTGAGACTCCGGCGCTGGCAATGAGTTGAACTTCAGACTCAATGCCTGGCAATGGCGCAAAATTGGGAAAATTTGCAGGGGGCTGAGTTAAACCAGCAGTTAAGGCTCTCAGTTCCTGACGCACCAAGGGTTTGGGATTTTGGAGTTGTAGACCAACGCTGAGGGCGATCGCATATTTTTCTACTAAGAATTGCTGACCATCATAAAGTGATGACATTGGTAAATTACGCAATGCTCCATCCAGCACAAATACAAGAGTTTTCACTCCACTGGCTGATAATTCTGATTCAATGGGTTTGATTAGCCAATTATAAACTTGCTGCGATTGAATTTTGACGGCGTTAGTAGCAGTGGGATTGATCAGAGTTTTTCGCACTTTTGCGATAATTTTGTCTACTTCTTGGTAGGAAATATTGGTACTGTAATGCCGTAGAGGTTGGTTAGGAATTTTGACAATTACCTGGAATTGGTCGGGAAGAATAATCGGGTAAAGGATGGCAGCAGTGGGATTATCTTGATCTACTATTTGATCAAGGCTGATGCTATTTCCTTGTAAGCAAGCTTCTTGAAAGAAGTTATCTAATTCTGCTAACTGCAAGGCTTCAATCCGCTGGCGTGCTTTATCTAAGATTTTTTCATCTAATTTTCCAGACTGGGATTGGAGTAATAACTCTACTGACTGTCGATAGATCGGTTCGACACTGTCTCGAAAGTTAAATTGCACGTCTTGATTGATAGCTACTAAGTCACTGCGTAAAGTATGAATAGTTTCTACAGCTGCATCATAAGCGGCGATCGCTCCTTTAATATCTTTTTGTGCCTTTAGCAATCTAGCTAACTGCCACTCTAATCTATAGGCGATGTCTGATGCATTAGTTGTTTGAGCCAAAATTAATGCCTGTTCGGTGAGAGTTTGTGCCTCTGACCACTGGTGGGTTTTCTCGTATAAATGACCCAAACTCAAAAGTCCGTAAGCTTCGGCTCGTTGATCGCCTAAACTGCGAGATTGCTTGATGCTAGCAGCAAGTAATTTTCCTAGGTTCTGAGTGCTGATTGCTGAAACAGATTTGCGACTCAAAAATTCAACATCAGGACTGAGGACTTTCATCAAGCTTTGAGCATAGTTAATCTGAGCGTAGATGGCAGCACGGCTGGGAGGAAGTTGGTCAAGTTGAGATTGAATTGATGTTAATAAAGGTTCAATTTCTGCTAATTGTTTTGTCTGGATTAGTAGGCTGAGTTGATTGAGTTGGGCTTGAACTTTAGTGATGGGTGAGGGTGAGACTTGAAATGTTTTTTGATAGTAGGCGATCGCTTCTGGATCTTGTTGACGTATCCGTGCGTTGTTTCCCAAACTAAAAAGACTTGCGCCAATTTGTGTACGAGATTGCAGACTTTGAGCAATCTTTAGACTTTGTTCTAGGGCAAGGCGGGAGTTTTTTTGATCTCCAGCAACTAAAAGGGCATCACCAAGCGATCGCCATCCTACTGCCTTTTCTACTGAATCTGGTTGAGATTGTAATTTTTGAGTTGTCTTTTCGAGTATTTCAACTGCCCGACGGTAAAATCCTTGAGTTCGCCATGCTTGTGCTTGATTGATCTGCGATCGCACTACGCCACTATGATTTTCTGTTTGCTGGTAAATTTTCGCTGTTTGTTGCCAAGTTGCTAATGCTTGTTGTGTCTGTCCCATCGCTAGTTGCAGACGACCTTGAATATCCAGCGATTGAGCTAAGAAATTTTGGCTTTTTTCTTGTCCTTTTAGCAAATTTAAGCTTTCTGTAATTGTCTGCTGCGCCTGAGTCCATGCACCCAATTGTTGATAAGCAAGAGATAAGTTGCTTAGGGTAGTAGCTAATCTCAGATCATCTCCTTGTTGCCTGTATTTTTGGGCTACCTGCTGTAATACTTGCGCTGCTTCGGCAAAACGTCCAGCATCGTATAACACTTTGCCTTGTTGCAAACTTGTAATATTTACATTTTTCTGTTGGGATAAAGAGGTGGTCACATCTGGAACTTTTGCTAATACAGGAGAAGCGAGGACGCACAGCAAAGCTAACAAAAAATACAATAGTAAATGTACTGTTGCCTGTTGCCTGTTGCTTGTTCCCTGCCCAAAGGGCTTGGTCATAACAAACCCTCCAATTCAGCAAACTTTCGTAAGCGCGGTAAGCACTGACGCTGATAAAAACTGCTTAATGTAGGAATTGGTAAGCCAAATTCTTGAGATAATTCTTTCCAACTCACTTCTGGGGGTAAGCGTTTGAGAATTAATACCTGACAATTTACCTTTGGATGCCCTTTAATATGAGTATTACTTAGTTCCCCATCTGAGTCTTTTTTAACCCATATCTCCAAATGTTCTAAAATCGGGGGAACTTGAGGAGTAGCTGGCAGGTTATCTACAGGGTCAATAATTTCACTGTTTCCACTCGATCCAAATTGGTGAACCTTAGGAGTAACGATTGTAGCTTGTTCTCGGTGCTGGTTTAGATAAAAGTCTTGTAGTCTGCGTTTGAGGTAAGCATTTAACCAAGTAATCACACTGCCATAAGTAGGATCATATTTTTGTCCTGTCAAACCTTCGCAAATGTTACGACAAAAATATAACCAAGTTTGTTGTAATGCATCTTGATAATAAGGTGTATTTTCCCTCCAAAGTCTTTTGGAAGTCAAGCGGATGATTTGCGTGAGTAGCTTCTGACGCTGAGGGCTTCCAGGTGGATGCCCACAGACTTGGGCAGCTAAACAGCGTAGCTGTTCATCAAATTCAACCATGTTAAACTCTTGGCGAAGAAAGCAAGAATATTTTAGTATTGCGTATAATAATGCTTGAGATAATTACCCTATATCGTGATAGTAGCTTTTTTTGGCATTATTCTGATCAAAACAATTTTATAGCAATCCTATTTCAGTTGTAATAATTCTCTTTTTAACTAACCGCCAAGAATAGAGTCAGGGAATTGCTGGCGATCGCCTGCTACATACCAAATTTGATACCAGTAGT contains the following coding sequences:
- the lepA gene encoding translation elongation factor 4 — protein: MTDVPAVRIRNFCIIAHIDHGKSTLADRLLQATGTVDERQMKQQFLDNMDLERERGITIKLQAARMNYQAKDGQQYVLNLIDTPGHVDFSYEVSRSLVACEGALLVVDASQGVEAQTLANVYLALEHDLEIIPVLNKIDLPGAEPDRVIGEIEEIIGLDCSGAILASAKEGIGIDEILEAVVERVPPPKNTINERLRALIFDSYYDSYRGVIVYFRVMDGSLKKGDRIYLIASEKEYEIDELGVLSPTQKQVEELHAGEVGYLGAAIKAVADARVGDTITLTKAKAESPLPGYSEAKPMVFCGMFPIDADQFEDLREALEKLRLNDAALQYEPETSSAMGFGFRCGFLGLLHMEIVQERLEREYNLDLIITAPSVVYKVFTVKGEELYVDNPSHLPAPNDREKIEEPYVKVEMITPETYVGSLMELSQNRRGVFKDMKYLTQGRTTLTYELPLAEVVTDFFDQMKSRSRGYASMEYHLIGYRENPLVKLDIMINGDPVDSLAMIVHRDKAYNVGRAMAEKLKELIPRHQFKVPIQASIGSKVIASEHIPALRKDVLAKCYGGDISRKKKLLQKQAKGKKRMKSVGTVDVPQEAFMAVLRLDQI
- a CDS encoding DUF928 domain-containing protein yields the protein MKLFLSLALGYAAFLTSQSLVLAVPAPVSSTHSKKTLAQTVRFSPPQPPPSPPPGGRTRGGARRTPLCLEVKPQLTALVPSTESPPTVTNVWGWTTKTNPTLWFYMPYTKDSAYPTEFVLQDQQSNPIYQQAIALPSQPGVISISLPTNAPKMDVNKQYRWFLTVYCDQQKQSPPIYVEGVIQRVNINPKVTQQLQTATPLQQSAIYAQNGIWHDALTTLAQLRQKDPQDKALKTAWRDLLTSIGLDDIVAKPILPEKSE
- a CDS encoding transposase, which codes for MLDILSLLQCLLPQINATTMRRMNQIIMAMLAMSGRATMLGISRWTDIGGSYRTMLRFFHTVIPWATLFWLFFRKHLWRKDEVYLLAGDEVVVSKSGKQTYGLDRFFSSLVNKPISGLSFFVLSLVSVEQRQSFPIQIEQVIKSNTKTNIQLSSEKIKTKEKRGRGRPKGSKNKNKTEVIFTSELLLIKKMINSLFKLVANFIPLTYLVVDGHFGNNNALQMARQVNLHIISKLRHDSALYIPYENPDYHKRSRRKYGDKLDYSNIPDKYLSKSSIEDEIQSDIYQATLLHKEFAQALNVVILVKTNLKTNVRSHVVLFSSDLELSFEKIIDYYKLRFQIEFNFRDAKQFWGLEDFMNLRQTAVTNAANFAFFMVNLSHHLLADFRLINPGSGIIDLKAHYRGFRYIHEILKMLPEIPEPILLNQIFAKLTSLGRIHPVSTGVEPS
- a CDS encoding DUF1822 family protein, which encodes MNNTTYDLDNFALPLPISQAARKIAQQFANQQPTPEKAQQVRLNTLAVSVVNDYLQMMEIPTAIGASDSWNPIMQLSTNVADLEIPSIGRLECRPVSLHDQVCLVPPETWEERVGYVVVQIDESLQEAKLLGFSRNVTTETLPLSQLQPLEALIDRLEQLRTSPLKTLVNLSQWFANQCDAGWQTVESLWDLVESQPAYAFRSAVTPEATFLNQSEAITRRAKLIDLGITIIDQPVMLIVEINPEANQQTNICLQLHSTGNQLYLPTKVKLIVLDESGAVFLEAEARSADNYIQLQFRGEIQERFSVQVSFDDMSIIENFII
- a CDS encoding CHAT domain-containing protein, producing the protein MTKPFGQGTSNRQQATVHLLLYFLLALLCVLASPVLAKVPDVTTSLSQQKNVNITSLQQGKVLYDAGRFAEAAQVLQQVAQKYRQQGDDLRLATTLSNLSLAYQQLGAWTQAQQTITESLNLLKGQEKSQNFLAQSLDIQGRLQLAMGQTQQALATWQQTAKIYQQTENHSGVVRSQINQAQAWRTQGFYRRAVEILEKTTQKLQSQPDSVEKAVGWRSLGDALLVAGDQKNSRLALEQSLKIAQSLQSRTQIGASLFSLGNNARIRQQDPEAIAYYQKTFQVSPSPITKVQAQLNQLSLLIQTKQLAEIEPLLTSIQSQLDQLPPSRAAIYAQINYAQSLMKVLSPDVEFLSRKSVSAISTQNLGKLLAASIKQSRSLGDQRAEAYGLLSLGHLYEKTHQWSEAQTLTEQALILAQTTNASDIAYRLEWQLARLLKAQKDIKGAIAAYDAAVETIHTLRSDLVAINQDVQFNFRDSVEPIYRQSVELLLQSQSGKLDEKILDKARQRIEALQLAELDNFFQEACLQGNSISLDQIVDQDNPTAAILYPIILPDQFQVIVKIPNQPLRHYSTNISYQEVDKIIAKVRKTLINPTATNAVKIQSQQVYNWLIKPIESELSASGVKTLVFVLDGALRNLPMSSLYDGQQFLVEKYAIALSVGLQLQNPKPLVRQELRALTAGLTQPPANFPNFAPLPGIESEVQLIASAGVSTTNLLNQDFTRKALENEVNTSPFNVIHLATHGQFSSRAENTFILAADGPINVTQFDTLLRSRDDTQPGAVELLVLSACQTAAGDDRAALGLAGAAVRAGARSTLASLWQIDDESTALFVGAFYRELKDGNITKAEALRRAQLQLLKHPNYRAPSFWSAYVLIGNWL
- a CDS encoding sigma-70 family RNA polymerase sigma factor yields the protein MVEFDEQLRCLAAQVCGHPPGSPQRQKLLTQIIRLTSKRLWRENTPYYQDALQQTWLYFCRNICEGLTGQKYDPTYGSVITWLNAYLKRRLQDFYLNQHREQATIVTPKVHQFGSSGNSEIIDPVDNLPATPQVPPILEHLEIWVKKDSDGELSNTHIKGHPKVNCQVLILKRLPPEVSWKELSQEFGLPIPTLSSFYQRQCLPRLRKFAELEGLL